A genomic region of Antennarius striatus isolate MH-2024 chromosome 4, ASM4005453v1, whole genome shotgun sequence contains the following coding sequences:
- the skor1b gene encoding SKI family transcriptional corepressor 1 homolog-B yields the protein MDSVPTGRDSSSSPNSKQELSYHKNLKPNQVGQTVLYGIPIVSLVIDGQERLCLAQISNTLLKTYSYNEIHNRRVALGITCVQCTPVQLEILRRAGAMPISSRRCGMITKREAERLCKSFLGAHSPPKLPENFAFDVSHECAWGSRGSFIPARYNSSRAKCIKCSYCNMYFSPNKFIFHSHRTPESKYTQPDAANFNSWRRHLKLTDKGSQTDILHAWEDVKAMFNGGSRKRTLPCSESGSRSPLKPQGPNRPRDSPEIPAKILSCEDNRGGMTSTRSYPVIPVPSKGFGMLQKIPPPLFPHPYGFPGFGLCQKKEDSMMGEQSKAGLPGVLWSGTKDSAYHSFPMFWPAAGALPLPPYPQTQHKPPPDLLCAPRQTDMDISAEHSDRSTNTSKDSMVENDRCSSTQSTRNDDDKSGDEARPLEGITLTPRKISYVSAFRPVIKDADCIAKLYGNRGPYNGCRTGYLSPDFLSESSSYRSMSPCVDSEGEPDVDVGTNKTPEEEEEDSRPLSSVCPRTPPGLAHSVSPNESDSKALQETSLVDSQRMSAHVAESSDRELQNKQLSENHIASSFSEVYTPERGALQQRSSPYHFRAATYQTGVLTANDESPRKEEPSSTVEEIETKSFNEQSSEEIQRDPEEAEDVSPRALPAQRAIQSLAKEELQKQLLEQVELRKKLEKEFQNMKDNFQDQMKRELSYREEMVQQLHIVREAHDALHHFSCKMLTPRHCTGSCSFKSPLLPP from the exons ATGGACTCCGTACCCACCGGACGAGACTCCAGCTCCTCGCCAAACTCAAAGCAAGAACTTTCCTACCACAAGAACCTGAAGCCCAACCAGGTCGGGCAGACGGTGCTGTACGGAATACCCATCGTGTCTTTGGTGATAGATGGCCAGGAGAGACTTTGCCTGGCACAGATATCTAATACCCTGTTGAAGACTTACAGTTATAACGAGATACACAACCGGCGTGTTGCTCTGGGGATCACCTGCGTCCAGTGCACCCCTGTCCAGCTGGAGATCCTGCGGAGAGCCGGGGCGATGCCAATCTCCTCCAGGCGCTGCGGGATGATCACTAAACGCGAAGCCGAGAGACTTTGTAAATCATTTCTGGGAGCTCATTCACCCCCAAAACTTCCAGAAAATTTCGCATTTGATGTTTCCCACGAATGCGCTTGGGGGAGTCGAGGGAGCTTCATCCCGGCCAGATACAACAGCTCCAGGGCCAAATGCATCAAGTGCTCCTACTGCAACATGTACTTTTCTCcgaataaattcatttttcattcacacCGCACGCCAGAATCCAAGTACACGCAGCCTGATGCGGCTAATTTTAATTCGTGGAGACGGCATCTCAAATTAACAGACAAAGGCAGCCAGACAGACATATTACACGCATGGGAAGACGTGAAGGCCATGTTCAATGGTGGCAGTCGCAAGAGGACGTTGCCGTGCAGTGAATCGGGGTCCAGGTCTCCATTAAAACCACAAGGACCGAACCGACCTCGAGATTCACCCGAGATACCTGCAAAGATCCTGAGCTGTGAGGACAACCGGGGAGGCATGACGAGCACACGCAGCTACCCGGTCATCCCGGTGCCCAGCAAAGGCTTTGGAATGCTGCAAAAGATCCCGCCGCCACTTTTCCCCCATCCGTACGGGTTCCCAGGTTTCGGCCTGTGCCAGAAGAAAGAAGACAGCATGATGGGAGAACAAAGTAAAGCAGGCCTTCCTGGTGTCCTGTGGTCCGGTACCAAGGACAGCGCCTATCACTCCTTCCCCATGTTCTGGCCCGCGGCGGGCGCGCTGCCCCTGCCTCCCTACCCCCAGACTCAGCACAAACCCCCACCAGACCTGCTGTGCGCTCCGAGACAGACGGACATGGACATATCTGCTGAGCACAGCGACCGGAGCACCAACACGTCCAAAGACAGCATGGTGGAGAACGACCGGTGCTCCAGCACTCAGTCCACGCGTAACGATGATGACAAGTCCGGGGACGAGGCGAGGCCGCTGGAGGGGATTACTCTCACGCCGCGGAAAATCAGCTACGTCTCCGCCTTCAGACCCGTCATTAAAGACGCGGACTGCATCGCCAAACTGTACGGCAACAGAGGCCCGTACAACGGCTGTCGCACCGGGTATTTATCTCCTGATTTCTTAAGCGAGAGCTCCAGTTACCGGTCTATGTCACCCTGCGTGGACAGTGAAGGTGAGCCGGATGTGGACGTGGGGACGAATAAAacaccagaggaagaggaagaggactcCCGACCTCTGTCCTCAGTGTGTCCTCGGACTCCCCCCGGCTTGGCTCATAGTGTTTCACCAAACGAATCAGATTCCAAGGCCCTTCAGGAGACCAGCCTGGTGGATTCCCAGAGAATGAGCGCACACGTGGCCGAGTCCTCTGACAGAGAACTGCAGAATAAGCAGTTATCAGAGAACCACATAGCTTCGTCTTTTTCCGAA GTGTACACACCGGAGAGGGGAGCGCTGCAACAAAGGAGCAGCCCGTATCATTTTAGAGCTGCAACTTACCAGACTGGAGTGCTTACAGCAAATG ATGAGAGTCCAAGAAAAGAGGAGCCGTCATCAACAGTGGAGGAGATCGAAACGAAATCTTTTAATGAACAAAGCAGCGAGGAGATTCAGCGAGATCCAGAGGAGG CCGAGGACGTGTCACCCAGAGCTCTGCCAGCACAAAGAGCCATACAAAGTCTGGCAAAAG agGAACTGCAGAAGCAGCTGTTAGAGCAAGTCGAGCTGAGGAAAAAGCTGGAAAAAGAATTTCAGAACATGAAAG ATAATTTCCAGGACCAGATGAAGAGGGAgctgtcctaccgggaggagatgGTTCAGCAGCTGCACATCGTCAGAG AAGCTCACGACGCTTTGCACCATTTTTCGTGTAAGATGTTGACTCCTCGCCACTGCACCGGGTCCTGCTCCTTCAAATCCCCTCTGCTCCCACCCTGA